CAGAGAATGAGTCAATTCATGAATGGACGAACCAGGCTGGTTATAAAAATTATAATGAAACGTTTCCTCAGCACAATCCTCAAACTGTAGAGCTCAATATGATTCAAAACAAAACTTTGTGGAATTAGACAATGCAGATAAACGAAAATGGccttagaatatatatatatattttttttttacatatgtctgcacacacgcacatacacagagtacAACACAGTTGCTTGCTCAGTCACACaccatatgtacacacacgtgtgtgtgtgtgtgtgtgtgtgtgtgctgataaagAGGTGAGTGGGTGAAACACTTAGTATTACTTTTATACTTGTTCAAAGTATCACGGTCttcacaaagagagatagagtgagagagcaaCTCCAGCTGAATAGGGCCATGCCCTTCCTACGTTGATGACTCAACAGCCGATAGCCCACAGAGATGATAACAAAAGAGACAGCAGCCCTGACACACTTCACCTGCCTACAGTGACAAGAGACACACTTTACCCGCCTATCTGATCGTCCACCTTCCATAACCTGCCACATGACACCACATGACTGACACTGTGTCACAGTCACCGTCACGTGAAAACACCACCCACCTACTTGAAACAATGCATCCCGTACAATTTTGGACACACTTTGAGAATTCGTATCAAAGGTGTACTTTTAACGCACACTGCATCTTCAGCGATAATACTCTTGCCCTTTTCACTCTCGTTTCGTAAAGGCTACTGGAAAAAAGTGTGTGAGATATCGTTCCAACACGCTTCGTGATTGGTCCTTGCAATGTATTCGCTATTGTTCGGCGTGTTGGCTGCATCATGTTGGCTAATAATAGCGCCAGCCAGCATTCGAATCAATCATACTTCTGCGACGTAGAAATCCAGACGTGTTAGACCCATGGGTATCAGTCCTAAGGATTACCGTCGAAAAGGAACTGACTGGAACATCGAGGAAGttccaacatctttttttttttcttgagaagATTAATTCAGTTACTTCAAAGTTTTAAGTTCCGGAAAATTCCTTTTCATTGTCTGCGTGACTGAACTAAATCGAAGCCGGGCACCACACTTCACGTTCTTCTTGGCTTTTATTTGAAAATAGAATTCCGCTGTTTCTTTGTATGATAaatcttgtgttgtttttatattatttCTTCGAAACTGCCTACCGAAACTGagaatatatacaaaaaaaaatgttgaagaaatgaaatcagtgGTCATTAGCCCTGAACTGAGAGATATTTAGTGGGCATTGATTATCAAATCATCCACGGCTACCGTTGAAACAGTCAGAACGTTCAGTGgaatctttaattaaaaaaaaaccacaaaaaacagtTGAGTTCACAAACTTTTGAAACTTGAATCGAAACGATGCCAGTGTTTTCACAGCGACACAGGGGATACCAGGCTGGAGTTGTCTTGCTtttgctgtctgttgtgatggcGACGTGGGGGGTGATCGCCCCTGGGTGGTtgcgggaggaggtggaggggggcgcaGTGATGTACCATGACCTGTGGTTCATCAACTGCCAGAATGGTTTCTCTGGGTGCGACTCAGAGCTGTTCGGAACTGAAGATGGtcagcataatgtgtgtgtgtgtatgtgtgtgtgtgtgtgtgttgccggccggtgttgtgttgtgttgtgtcagtgtgtgtgtgtgtgtgtgtgtgtgtgtgtgtgtgtgtgtctgccaccgggtgtgtgtgtgtgtgtgtgtgtgtgtgtgtgtgtgtgttgtgccaccgtgtgtgtgtgtgtgtgtgtgtgtgtgtgtgtgtgtgtgtgtaaatactttTTTTAAGCAGTTGTGCGGTGTATATGGATCGGaccgcatgctttgacaccttgaaaatcAAGACCATGACTCGGAATACAGGGTCATCATCGAAACTGAAGCTGTTTTAATGCccggttgtttgtttgattgctttgTGAAAAGTGTCTGTTGTTCAGAAATTCTTCTTAAAGATTGCAAGGGCGCCGTTGCTGATACCCTGGTAACCATTTCATTCCATTTCTCCCTGTAGTTCCTCGTCTTTGTAAGGGCTTCGCTCAGTCTCAGACCTCTAGTATCAGTGCTGGGATATGTacatctcttttctctgtctgcgtctcaGGATTGTCTTTACATGTCTTGCTGATCGTGAGATGTGCCcataccacttcagttttcgtttctTCACTGTGATAAAATCGTCTTAGAATCCAGTGCCAGGTTTGCAGGTTTCTCGCTTCATCCATGATGATATGATATACGTACTGAGAGCTAAggtattctctctttttttgtatggtctgtttgtttgttcgtttgttcagtCATTGCAAACGAAGGAAAGGGGGTGAAGGGATATTATATAAACGAACTGAGAAGTGTATGTAAATGAGTGATCTCTATGCCGtttataaaatctctctctctttctctttcgcttttatatttttgttattattatttttttgttgtatatttttttCCAGGTTTAGTGCGAACAATCATTTCTTCCCCACTGAAGTACCCTTTTACACGTAATTTAGaactttcttgttctttttattgttcTTACTCTtttccttattgttgttgttgttgttgttgttgttgttgttgttgttgttgttgttgttgttgttgttcttcttcttcttcttcttcttcttcttcttcttgttattattgttgttgctgttgttgttcttcttcttgcacgcttgtgtggtgtgtatgtatgtatgtatgtatattcgtACACTGTAtgattgcctgtctgtatgtatgtatgtatgtctgtgggtatgtctgttatgtctctgcatctctctgccagtatgtgtacgtgtgcatttcatcgatcgatcgatcgattgattgattgatcgatagaTTGATtgaattgactgattgatgtgatCAGCCTCTTTCCTGGCGACACTGGCACTGAGCTGCCTggggctgctgctgttgctgtgttccTGTGTCGCCCTGATCCGTGGcaatttctgtctgtccgtgccgTCCTATGGCTGTGCCGCCGAGGTGCTGGCTCTTCTAGGAGGTACAATTTATagctccctttctccttccctctgcgGTCTGTCTAcccgcctgtcagtctgtctgtctgtctgtctctttctttctctttctgtctctcagtgtctctatgtctttgtttgccagtggtttgtctcttgtctgtatgtctgttgtctgtgtttgtgtctctatttctggctctgtctgtctatctgtctgtctgcctctgtctcaagttagtttttgtctgcctttctctttctctgtttctctctgtctctgtttttttttctgtttctgcctctgtctctgtctgtctgtttgtctctgtctctgtctctgtctctctctctctctccatccctttctcagtctccctactcctccctcccctgtgtctgtctgtctgtctgtctgtctctgtctgtttgtctctctgtctgctggtaTGCAGCAAGCTGAAGGACTACTTGTGGAGAAGCACTTAGAcaagttttgcatttttttttttttttttactgattaaaTCAGTGTGGAGCACTTTAACAATCTTTGTCTCTTTCGCTGACAAATGAATATCGCCGTTTGGAACAGACCTATACGTACTTAGCATGTTTGGCAATTGCGCACTTTGGCCTAGTTTTCGGCTAGACGTCATGCGCATTTTGTTCCCCCGATAGCGCAGGGGTGCCAGCGACAGTGATAACAAGCACTTTAGTAgcctacagcatcagcaacagtggTAATGTGTAAGTAGCAGTTGAAGTattatgtgtttgattgtgttttcatatttgtgaaactgcgtgtttgttgcatatctgttatgtgtgtgtgtgtgtgtgtgtgtgtgtgtgtgtgtgtgtgtgtgtgaatgtatgtctgcatgttttacatttatttgcttatttatcatcattgttgtcttttaaaaaaaaaatttttatttttttttatttttatttttattttttttagcttagagttgacttcttcaagattttgcgccttataaatattattattattagtagtagtctttttatgttttttgttgttgttattttattttattttattttttactttttttctttcttttttttatttttactttttttttctcaaggcctgactaagcgcgttgggttacgctgctggtcaggcatctgcttggcaggtgtggggtagcgtatatggatttgaccgaacgcagtgacgcctccttgagctactgatgctgatattgATACTAGTAGCCTGCCACTGGTCACCACTGAGCTGTATCGAGTGCCACACGTTTCGCCAAAGCACAACCCATTCACAGACGAAACGAATGTCTGGAAAGGACGAAAGATGCCTAAAGTTGTAAACGGGCGGTGAAACGACTGATGGAAATGTTGGACGCATGGTCAGCAATCATTCTAGTAATTATGCAATTCGCGGCACTTAGAAAATGGCACATTTTAACTGGTGTTGATGCCATCGGCGGATATACTCAATCAAAATATAATTTGGATACTTACAGTACTGTAGTCTGGTGCACAAGCATGGCCATCGCGAAAAAAAAAGAGCCGGCTCCTCATGAGGGCCGCCATGGCTCAAGGCGTAGGCGAAACGAgcgcgtaaaaaaaagaaaaaaaagaaaaaaaggaaagaagagaaaacagtctgtaggcgaaacgcGCGTGGACGAAACGCGATGCACCGGCTGCAACCTTGCTAgtagcttacccccccccccctcctcctcccccccccccccccacacacacaccatcctggtAAACTTCACCAATGTAGATATGCTTTAGGGAAACCGACTGTGGCCTTTACTGTGGGTACCCAGTTGTAACCGTATTCAGTCTTACGTAACTGACCGCAATTTTGCTTTTTTGGTAACCCTGCTGTTACCAAGCTCTTGGTAATCCTCCACTGTAACCTTTACCTTTGGTAGCCCGATGTAATCTTGCTGTTGTGTAATCCTCTGTAACTGTGCTATTAAATAGCCTGCTGTAACCTTTTTTTCTTACGTAACTTGCTGTGACCGTCCTCTTGGGTAACCCGCTTTATAACCCTGTTCTTATGTAGTAACCCAGCTGTAGGTAATCGTTCGTAGGTAACCAGCTGTAACATTTACCTTTACTGGTTTACTTTGCCAGTTACTTCACCTGACCTGACCCGACCCGACctgacttgacctgacctgacctgacttgaaATGACCTGACTTGACATGGTCTGACTTGAAATGACCTGACCTCAcctgtccgtgtgttctgtgtggcttttCAGGATCAAAGAGgcgatgccagtcttgaataaaagctgatatgagtttgcacatttcttctgtcattgctgctgtgcgcAATATGATCGGTATCAGGACAAACCgggcgcttctttttttttatattattttttaaattttgttttaagagggagcgtctgggtttgttcgaatgtactttttatttacctgtgtgctagttgaatcggtagcatatgcagcattgacttgaaagttgtgtaccttgtgaatggagagagttaccactcttataCTATTTGCTGACCTAACttaactgacctgacctgaccatacGCATTGATCTGACCTGATCTTATCTGATCTGATGGTGAGTTAGATAATCACGattcccgcccacccccaccacccctcctttcccccaccccctgcccacacatccctccacccctccccttctccttccgcGTGCGTGCAGGTCTCAGCCTGTTCATCGGCAGCATGGCCTACGTGGGCGACAACACGCAGTTCCTGCAGGACTTTCCCGCCATGGGCTACGGGCCCTCCTTcatcctcaccctctcctcctccgtcCTGACGGGCCTGGGCGGGGTCCTCCTCTCCGTCTACAACAAGCGGCCCGGCACCTCCTACTACTGCCGCTTCCGAGCTGTCCCCGTCACCAACTCCTACACAACAACGCCCACCATGGTGGAAGCTACCTCGACCGCTCCCTACTACCCTCCCTCGTCATCCTCGTCGTCTGTTCAGCGTTCCAAGCACTCCAAGTATCAGAGCATGAACGGGAACGGGTACGGGTACATGTACCCGCAGCATTCGGCAGCTGGGGTGGTAGCTGCGTCGGCTGGGCGGCCGCAGGCATCGATGAACAGCGTGTACCATTATGAGGATGAGCAAGTGTTGTACGATTCGTACCAGAACTCTCCGCTGTTCAgatagtggcagtggtggtgtggaggtgtggagttATACTCTGTCCGAACGGAAGAGAGGTGTGTACGGTGTTTTGTGACATCgcgaaagtttttttttccctgtgtgtgtgtgtgtgtgtgtgtgtgtgtgtgtggtgcggtgtggtcaATATCTTTTTTTCTAATCGATTTTTTTTCACCCGCAGTGCCCGTGTCACAACATTCCGGACTGATGTGGTGTGGCCAACACGCTATCGTTCGTTCGGATGCTTCTCAAGGCTtctactcacacactcacacgtacgaacacacacacacacacacacacacacacacacacacacacacagagcgacagtgATTTTGGCAACTTCACTTCCAGTCctagagaccagagagagagagattcgggatCCGAGACACAGTgtacgcatacagacagacagacagacgcgcgcgctaACGAGTcagacataattatgtgtgtgggaATACGGTGGAACTTGGCACTGGTGGTCGGACGCCACTCAGTGactatgatacatacatacagtgcatacatacgtagacagagacagaacacaggtgCTAATTTGCATGTCAGCCTACCGTTTTGTCTTGCTAACCCTGCAACTTTGTCAGCTGTTCTTGCActttttgatgaaaaaaaaagagaataattttATCATTTATTGTTTAATTGTACAAAATGcttgacattaaaaaaatatttatctgaTTTTATGTAGCTAATTATGTAATCATTTTCTGAAATCCAGCGCCGGTACCCTCAGACCCCCTTGCTcagtttattttcattatttcattgcgATGCATTCATTGAATGTAGTGTTCCAGTCTCTGGAATATGTAGTGGTGCGCATGCGCAGTGATGAGTGAATGAACGATACTGTTGACAACAACAatgtcctttgttttgttttttcaacattgGTGCAAtaaaatctctttgtcttctcaGTCTTGTTTGCTGTTGTCACAGTTTGACTGATCATGCAACGTGTACAGCGCTTTTGTCATTTGCAGATCGGTTTTATTGACGTTTAATTTATGGACTGATGCCCAGTCAGTTGAAGTTGTTGTTCACGTTCAGTGaggttgttggtgttcttgttgttggtggtggtgtactTCATTGTTTCCATTTCATTACAATTAAGCTAAAGACACTATGCGTTATACAACGTGATACCAGCATGAACTGAAAAGGAattggaggaaaaagaagaagggccCGGAAATCAGCaacagtgaaataaaaacaacaacaacccccccaaaaaaaaaaaaaaaaaaaaaaaaaaaaaaaaccgcatttTACATTGACCACCTGTCGTGTCCATCTAAcgaacaagacaagaagacattAACCACATCGCCAGCTATTCATATTCATTTACATGTATATACACTGTATAACTTTTAACTGATTGTACTGTACGTTTTTCCCTTCATTTTCCGCGGCCCGGGCTTTCAGTTGAGACAATAGTTGCATTCGGTAAATCAGTAAACGACATTATATGAAGCCAACACTTATTTTCCTGAAGTGGATctgtattttcattatttttttgttttgctttctgtgtttcgtttttatcttattttattttattttttttattcatttaacgTTCATATTCAAACATTTGGAAGAATGGCGAAAGGAACTAACAGTCGCGGCAACTGAGACGGTgcgaattcagttcagttcagttactcaaggaggcgttactgcgttcggacaaatccatatacgctacaccacatctgctaagcagatgtctcactgaccagcagcgtaacccaacaagcTTTGAGAGCAGGCAGAAACGTAATCGGAAGGGTAGGTGGAGCGGAAATGGAGGCACAAGGGGGAGCCACTCTGCAATAAGGATAATAACTCCTGCTGTTCTTTGCCGCAGAATTGACTCGAGTTGCTTCCCGTACATTAACGCATTCGAGAGCTCAAGCCACAGAACCGAGGTGTTGTCGCAAGATACTAGACGTCAGATACATTAATCACCTCATCAGTGaataagtgtggagtgatggcttagaggtaacgcgtccgcctaggaagcgagagaatctgagcgcgctggttcgaatcacggctcagccaccgatattttctccccctagatagtcattcggatgagacgataaaccgatgtcccgtgtgcagcatgcacttaacgcacgtaaaataactcacggcaacaaaagggttgttcctggcaaaattctgtagaaaaatccacttcgataggaaaacaaactaacaaacaagcaaacaaaaataaaacaaacaaacaaacaaaaaccaaacaaccccccactccccccccccccaaaaaaaacccccccaaaaaattgcacgcaggaaaaaatacaaaaaatgggtggcgctgtagtatagcgacgcgctctccctggggagagaatcccgaatttcatacagagaaatctgttgtgacaaaaagagaaatacattacaatacagtacaatacaatacaatacacccatCAAGCAGCACTTTGGACCATgattatgaagatctgctgacaccaGTTAAGAAATGAAATATTCGCTGGTATGGCCACATGATGATAACAAGATCTAATGGCCTTGCTCAAACAGTTCTCCAAGGAACTgatgagggaaggagggtgagagagagagagagagagagagagagagagagagagatggattaaCAACATTGcataatggacaggaaaa
The window above is part of the Babylonia areolata isolate BAREFJ2019XMU chromosome 23, ASM4173473v1, whole genome shotgun sequence genome. Proteins encoded here:
- the LOC143297830 gene encoding uncharacterized protein LOC143297830, with amino-acid sequence MPVFSQRHRGYQAGVVLLLLSVVMATWGVIAPGWLREEVEGGAVMYHDLWFINCQNGFSGCDSELFGTEDASFLATLALSCLGLLLLLCSCVALIRGNFCLSVPSYGCAAEVLALLGGLSLFIGSMAYVGDNTQFLQDFPAMGYGPSFILTLSSSVLTGLGGVLLSVYNKRPGTSYYCRFRAVPVTNSYTTTPTMVEATSTAPYYPPSSSSSSVQRSKHSKYQSMNGNGYGYMYPQHSAAGVVAASAGRPQASMNSVYHYEDEQVLYDSYQNSPLFR